Within Haematobia irritans isolate KBUSLIRL chromosome 2, ASM5000362v1, whole genome shotgun sequence, the genomic segment tatatatatatatatatatatatatatatatatatatatatatatatatatatatatatatatatatatatatatatattatatatatatatatatatatatatatatatatatatatatatatatattatatatatatatatatatatatatatatatatatatatatatatatatatatatatatatatatatatatatatatatatatatatatatatatatatatatatatatatatatatatatatattatatatatatatatatatatatatatatatatatatatatatatatatatattatatatatatatatatatatatatatatatatatatatatatattatatatatatatatatatatatatatatatatatatatatatatatatatatatatatatatatatatatatcgcccgatatggtcttatatggccccagaagccagagttttagcttaatttgcttaaaattttgcataagaagaacaatatagtatatatatatatatatatatatatatatatatatatatatatatatatatatatatatatatatatatatatatatatatatatatatatatatatatattatatatatatatatatatatatatatatatatatatatatatatatatatatatatatatatatatatatatatatatatatatatataaatatatatatatatatatatatatatatatattatatatatatataaatatatatatatatatatatatatatatatatatatatatatatatatatatatttcgcccgatatggtcttatatggccccagaagccagagttttagcttaatttgcttaaaattttgcataagaagaacaattagtactatagtcaagtgtgccaaattttaattgaaatcggttcagatttagatatagcacccatataatctttcgcccgatatagactaatacggtcccagaagccagagttttaccccaatttggttgaaattttgcacagggagttgaattagcattatagctatgcgtgccaaattggttgaaatcggttcagatttagatatagctccaatatatagctttcgcccgatttacactcatatgaccacagaggccaattttttgctccgatttagttgaaatttgcacagggagtagaattagcattatagctatgcgtgccaaatttggttgaaatcggtccagatttagatatagctcccatatatatgtttttctgatttcgacaaaaatggtcaaaataccaacattttccttgtaaaatcgccactgtttagtcgaaaagttgtaaaaatgactctaattttcctatagaagtttataaacttctaatacatatacagtaatccctcgatttacgtcgtctcggtttacgttgtttcgatttacgtcgttaaattttttgttccttcaaacttcgatttacgacgccattcgatttacgtcgtcgactTTTTTGCCCACATTATAaaaaacgccttccataagtacaataagtatcaacgatgatgacatcgaaacattttttttctgaaattcttactgaattgcctttatttttgaagattttttattatgtacacacacatacatacataaatggacttaggaataagtatgagcaatttttaattcggtttacgtcgtttcgattaacgtcgtcaaattccggaaccaatcacgacgtaaatcgagggattactgtatatcgagcgataaatcataaacaaacttttgtGTTTGTTTGGCGAAAAAAAGATTACACAGATGATTACATAAAATAGTTATAATTTTAGTCCTTGATGGCATTATTTTCCAATTCTAAAAAGCaggttttacaaattttgataataacatGTGTTTACTTTCACATCTCCTTTGAAGCCATCCCCGGCCTTTTATTTCATCACCTCATTGATTTGTTGAATAAAACATTATTAGGCGCAAACCATAGTTATCATTAAATGGAACATCTATTTTGATTACACAGAATTTataagaaatagaaattttaatatcttcttgaatttttgtacaaattcaaaaatatttatgtacataGAATTTCGTTTTTTTGCAGCAATTCAAAGTTTTATGTATGTCTTATAACATCGTTtagtattgaaaaattttaattttttttatcacagTAGTgtaaaaaattcagtaaatggaaAATATGTTTTTGCTGTGGAATAAATTACACCAGATCGAGCCAGATCACCAACGTTTATCTTCTTATAgcataaaacaaatttatttgaagcataagaaattttacaataaaGTTATCATTCCTCTActacaagaaaacaaatttttttagggggagaggaattaaaaaaatcttttgccttaaataaaatttgttttgtattaaaagaaaacaaaagttttttttttattattacctTACATTGATATATGGACGATGTGAAAAAGAATTAATGCTTTATTTTCACCATaacataattttgtttgttggttCAGAACTTTTATTTTGTAACAGTTTATAAGTTCCATTCGGTACTGGTGAAagcgttatattttatttaatattgaatATATGATTTCGtttcattaatttagaaataaaattcctcgTAACTGTTATTCGGTTTTCATTTGAATATCATTTTCTTGTAACTATTATTACTTTGTTTCTCATTGATTTAAACAATTACtgtatacttaaaaaaagagaaataatAATACATATTGATTTCTTTTTacttaataaaatgtttgccttttaattatatttgtgtttatatcaatttatttatttattttgttttttttttgttggtttcttGATTTTGCTTACTATCAAaaactatataaaactttgttttgtttttgtattactttttttttaatggtttcATTTTCTTCTCAACTACTTATTAtgcacatatttttaaaatcttgAAGAACTGAGAGTGTGTTTTATTtggataaaaaacaaaataaaaaatataagacACAAAAAACAGGATTTTTGTAGAGCTTTTACACAAGTGGCATTGTtgcgatttttttgtttttaattttttttagatatatatattagtgtatatgtttgttttatatgtatatgtatgtatatattattttaatttactaattaaaaacgtaaattataagagaaaacaaaatggaaaaatatgttACTTAGTTAGAAaagaatttgattttatttcgtaAAAGCCATAAAAACTGCCCAAAGAATTTCATTGGCATTCGGTTTTGCCGCTTCAGTTTCGAAATCTAAGTCCAATAATTCTCTAACACGTTTCATGGCCACCTCATAGTCATCATCACTGAGAGGGGCAAAGGCATTTTCGATAACATCGCTAGCATGGGCCAAAAATATAAGAGCCAGCATACGCTTGTCCATGCGTTGCGCATCATTAACCCATTTCGACAAAACTGAATCTTGAATCTAAGGAGGAAAACAAAGTAGGTTTGATAAGAGAAAATGGtcaataaatttacaaaataaaggTTGTCTCACTCTAATGTACAGTGATAATTgaaagcaaaataaattttgaattacaCCCATATTTATTTTGAGTAATTAAttctgtttaaattttttaaagaattatcATTATACCCTCGCGAAGGAAAAAAAGTCTTCTAAAAAACAGCAGTTGGTGTCTGCtgttaaatttttgtacttcagggtctAGCGAAGAACAAAttgtactttttttaattttactagtCCTCAAAAGCTCCGAAAACAATTCTCTTTGATGGAttttatcacgaaattaatctaatcaaatttttaattgataccgtgaaatttataaaatcgagtcaacattttaattactaATAAATCGAATttccaaaattcaattaataatttgacAGAATcaatcaaaactttaatttgttttgcaaaaatatcaattaattatttaatagaatccattaagaaattaattcatCAGGtaagcaaatttttaaattcttcaaTAATTAAATTCTTAAAAAGTTGGAAGTCGACTTTTTGAATCGGATTCAGGAATATCTGTGTGTAGGTTAGAAAAGATATACTGGTAGCCagaccattgtgatgccacaggtggtgaatttctctctatcAAAGAGTGGTACAggtttctatgtttagctcaatgacaagagacctcctttttatagccgataccCAATCTGGTACTTTcagttatattttcttaaacccaaattaatcaaatcaatttttaaaattagctTGACCCATAAAGAGATCTCCCAAATAGGGGTTTACtcgatttatattttttataaagcgTTTATACCTCAACCTACCGGTAAGAACTATTGACCAATATTTCttcgatttccctgaaatttaaGAACTTACCTTTCTCACTAATCGGCATTTTACCACATTATCACTGAGTGGATGTGTTGTCATATCGaagagtagaaaattttgtttttccgtTGTTAATACTCctttttcgaccaaatttttggccaaacGCTCTCTaacatttttcaattgataGCGTAATTTTAATGGATTCCAGGTTTCACCTTtaacaaaagttaaaaaaacgCACACACATTTAATATCGAAACTTTGAACTTGCTTagtatagaattataattttaccaCTTAAATATTCAATCCAACTTTGAACTGTTTCTGGTGGATTTGTTTCTTTTATGTGCTTCAAGGCTTCATCTAATAGAACATCGCCAGTTGgttgatccgatttcaatatgacttttctaaaatttgtttataaatgcACATATATTATGTTTAATATTCAATGTAATTGTaaaagttttgtttatttattattttttgttttcatttttttaatttaccttgAACATAGTCCACGTCTGCGCATACCAGATTTTTCCATCATTATACGACCTCGGATGCCCAGTTCAATGAGTATGCAGCCACGAAGGCCACTCGATATGCAATCATTCCAGAACGATGTGTAAccctaaaattgaaaaacaaaaaccgttttatttataggaattttagttatatttaaCAATTCGTAGTATCTAcaaatatgaatttatttaataaatcgtTATGAAGCaaacattttggcaacattaccaattgaaatcaatttatttgaccCACATAATCATTACCATACAGGtagtttaactacaaacaagaacgttaaaataaattataaatttatgtaGCCGAGACACCAACCAAGTCTTTATTGCCGGGGATGTAAAGGGTTAACCCATATCATGCCATTGTACTCGCTTGAATACAGaaaattggcaacatttaaTATCGCAGAACtttgtttataaatgaaattaggcagcgtttctttttgttttttatgttttttatttattttttaagtgtaaatatataaattaatttaacattttgttttaattttaaatggacTTGGCGTGTAATGGGTTAATTGCACTTTAGTAAGATGAAAATAGAAATTAGAAaagctacacccaaagaaatttgttagtagggacagcagaaaagtttgctaaaacagcaacaaattaaagcagtcactgtttgctgaaatagcaaacattatcTGCTATTTTTTAGTTCGATTACACTAAAGCATGTTTTAGctggctgaaacaaataaaaatgtcaatcaaaTAGGGGCTATCGTaacacaattaaaacaatattttatgaatatctttagtatttgaccaaaaaatctgaatatttatctaattgaggcataacaacaaacaaaatgtttgctgatcgtatttaagaccttgtaagtatattacattgaaaaaatatagcaaaaactacttttggttcttaaatatgctttggtgaaaaatttataacctagaaattttattctttgttGTTCGTTAGAACCTGAAGTACAAAGATatgacagcagacatcgactgctgtttttagcagacttttttctataagtGTACATTTCTGGGATGGTTTCGGACACATCGACTACTCCCAGTTACAGTACTCTACAATTGCTATCTTTTAATACCATGATTACAGCTCAGGTGTTGTaaataattcttttttattctttattaataatttaatcttTCCAAAGCTAATGTAAATAGATCTTGGGAGCTTTACGACCAGCCATACAAGCTTACAACCCCAGTCGAAAAAGCTATAGTCCTTGCAAAGGTTAGGTTACATTATGTATAATGTCATCTTTTTTTgtaattcataattttatttcacttttttttaaattttttaattttcgatacTACTAAAAGGACCCGTAACATAGTTATACATTATTAGGATATTACATTATAGTCTTAAGTATTGGGTgtgataaaatagaaataatagaatATAAAAGATACGTAATTGTCGATTTCGCTAATAGCATAGCCTTGAAATAATTTACATTTGCAAACACTTcaatatttcccataaaaagttgtaataataataaattatataattaataaatgccACCTGACCAAAGTGCAATTAACCCATTGGGGGCGCTGGCAAAAAAGACCTGATTGTTGTCTCTATatgtaacatttacaatttatctttatatctatattcagtccattgtgataccacaatgctgaacttctctcttattactgaacgctgcccgattctatgcttagctcaatgacaagggaactctcctttttatagccgagtccgaacagcacacaaacaaatgtttttttctgattcaatcacgaaattaattgacaccACAATTAAAATAGTTGGTCCAattgaatttcatccgatccggttcaaattcggtacgtggtgttagtatatggtctctaacaaccgtgcgaaaattggtctatatcggtccataattatatatagcccccatataaacctatccccagatttgacctcccgaacctcttggaggagcaaaattcatccgattcggttgcgctagtatatggccgagtcatgcaaaaattggtctatatcggtctataattatatatagccgatcgccaatcacacaaaaattgatccatatcgccaaaaataatctaccaaaattttatttctatagaaaatgttgtcaacattttatcactatagaaaattttatctaattgtattttttcagaattttatttctatagaaaattttttcaaaattttatttctataaaaaattttgtcaaattttttttctatagaaaattttgtcaaaattttttttctatagaaaattttgtcaaaattttatttctatagaaaattttgtcaaaattttatttctatagaaaattttgtcaaaattttatttctatagaaaattttgtcaaaattttatttctatagaaaattttgtcaaaattttatttctatagaaaattttgtcaaaattttatttctatagaaaattttgtcaaaattctatttctgtagaaaattttgtcaaaattttatttctataaaaaaattttgtcaaaattttatttctatagaaaattgggtcaaaattttatttcaatagaaaattttctcaaaattttatttctctagaaaattttctcaaaattttaaatttattgagtgACAAAACAAACTAAGAACGAAACAAACAACTTTAAGTTTTGTTTGTGTTATTTGTCCATATCGTCAAATGTCTTACAGATTAATAATAAAGGCGAAATATcggcaattaaataaaaacaaatgaaaacacACAGACCTCTAGCTTGATTAATCATttcattataaatttttatttctatagaaaattttgtcaaattttatttctgtagaaaaatttgtcaaaattttatttttatagaaaatgttgtcaacattctatatctacagaaaattttcttgatataaaatatatctatagaaaatcttctcaaaactttatttcgataaaaaattttgtcaaaattttagttttatagaaaatgttgtcaaatttttttctataaaaaattttgtcaatttttttttatacaaaattttgtcaaaattttatttctatagaaaattttgttaacattttatttctatagaaaattttgtcaatttttttttatacaaaattttgtcaaaattttatttctatagaaaattttgttaacattttatttctatagaaaattttgtcaaaattttatttttatagaaaatattgtcaaatttttatttctatagaaagtttggtcaaaattttatttttatagaaaattttgtcaaatatttatttctatagaaaattttgtcaaatttttatttctatagaaaatttggtcaaatttttatttctatagaaaattttgtcaaatttttaattttatagaaaaaattgtcaaatttttatttctatagaaaatgttgtcaaactgaattatatacgtattgtttaatatatatcccgtatggactaacttacaatttagaagacggtgttaagaagttttaagatagctCGCCATCGGGAAGTGTTACCGCATcccgagtaattcgattgtggatgacagtatttagtagtttctacgcaattcatggtggaggatacacaagattcggcctggccgaacttacggccgtatatacttgtttaaaactcaattaagattttaattggaaaaatgttcagaaatgttgccatcattttatttttatagaaaattttctcaaaattttatttcaatagaaaattttctcaaaattttaaatttattgagtgACAAAACAAACTAAGAACGAAACAAACAGGTTGATAAATAAACTTTAAGTTTTGTTTGTGTTATTTGTCCATATCGTCAAATGTCTTACAGCTTAATAATAAAGGCGAAATATcgacaattaaataaaaacaaatgaaaacacacagacctcgagcttgattaatcatttcattataaatttttatttctatagaaaattttgtcaaattttattactgtagaaaaatttgtcaaaattttatttttatagaaaatgttgtcaacattttatatctacagaaaattttcttgaaattttatatctatagaaaatcttctcaaaactttatttcgataga encodes:
- the sau gene encoding Golgi phosphoprotein 3 homolog sauron, giving the protein MNRSDGLVRRAVRFRENGADSGSASGNANTPDDNEELNDNKDQEDNIDDGDSKETRLTLMEEVLLLGLKDKEGYTSFWNDCISSGLRGCILIELGIRGRIMMEKSGMRRRGLCSRKVILKSDQPTGDVLLDEALKHIKETNPPETVQSWIEYLSGETWNPLKLRYQLKNVRERLAKNLVEKGVLTTEKQNFLLFDMTTHPLSDNVVKCRLVRKIQDSVLSKWVNDAQRMDKRMLALIFLAHASDVIENAFAPLSDDDYEVAMKRVRELLDLDFETEAAKPNANEILWAVFMAFTK